In one Stenotrophomonas maltophilia genomic region, the following are encoded:
- a CDS encoding ABC transporter permease: MHARTDRFIQIALVIAVFGGWEGGIALGWIDPFFFPAPTAIAQQAWNWLSDTSFYQHVYITLTETALGYLIGTGLGVAGGVWLGLSRRSARILDPFIKGFNAIPRVVLAPIFVLWLGLGLWSKVALAVTLVFFTTFFNAMQGVREVNPVVLANARILGASRSDLLRHVYFPAAASWILSSLRTSVGFAVVGAIIGEYLGASAGLGYLIAQAEGNFNAVGVFAGIIILAAFVLVIDALLDVVENKLITWRPNAQAQATS, encoded by the coding sequence ATGCACGCCAGGACTGACCGTTTCATCCAGATCGCACTGGTCATCGCCGTGTTCGGTGGCTGGGAAGGCGGCATCGCGCTGGGCTGGATCGACCCGTTCTTCTTCCCCGCGCCCACGGCCATCGCCCAGCAGGCGTGGAACTGGTTGTCGGATACCTCGTTCTACCAGCACGTGTACATCACCCTGACCGAAACCGCGCTGGGCTACCTCATCGGTACCGGGCTGGGCGTTGCAGGCGGTGTGTGGCTGGGCCTGAGCCGGCGCTCGGCGCGCATCCTCGATCCCTTCATCAAGGGCTTCAATGCCATCCCGCGCGTGGTGCTGGCGCCGATCTTCGTGCTGTGGCTGGGCCTGGGTCTGTGGTCGAAGGTGGCACTGGCGGTGACGCTGGTGTTCTTCACCACGTTCTTCAATGCCATGCAGGGCGTGCGCGAAGTGAACCCGGTGGTGCTGGCCAATGCCCGCATTCTCGGCGCCAGCCGCAGTGACCTGCTGCGTCACGTGTACTTCCCGGCGGCGGCGAGCTGGATCCTGTCCTCGCTGCGCACCTCGGTGGGCTTTGCCGTGGTCGGCGCGATCATCGGCGAATACCTGGGTGCCTCGGCGGGCCTGGGTTACCTGATCGCGCAGGCAGAAGGCAACTTCAATGCCGTGGGCGTGTTCGCCGGCATCATCATCCTGGCCGCCTTCGTGCTGGTCATCGATGCACTGCTCGACGTGGTCGAGAACAAGCTCATCACCTGGCGTCCAAACGCCCAGGCCCAGGCCACCAGCTGA
- a CDS encoding OprO/OprP family phosphate-selective porin: MHSHPVLPRAALTVALGLLLASGHAGAQAATAPPAPLSQAELAALVQQQAQQIQQLQSRLDALEGVGTTAGNAAAAPPAPALETRVAALETQQSKAPKVSWSKGAPEFSSADGNVIFRPRGRLFVDGSSTDGSSSSDRNISGTEIRSVRLGAEGRYGTLGWVVEGDFADNEVAWKSVYATVDHRLFGLPADLTVGNRLNDRGIDGSSSTSNTPFPDRNVVGTLMLPQRGLFGVGLTERVYGKGWHASLSVAGNDLNNAGDNNDSQTWATRVHWNPIDSKAATVHLGAWAFHEEIAAGSSGVLRSSAIAGHFNDLVKITPGTLVGTDRSTAYGVEAAGFFGQGWATGEWGTRNLRGADASGRYDLDHQAWAISAGWFLGGASPAYSGKTGTWGRVKVADPVTRGGRGAWELRARYEDVDYSELPTGGTGHAWTVGANWYLNDYSRVMLDVIRWQTDNPTGTVRGKDEGTTVNTRLQVAF; this comes from the coding sequence ATGCATAGCCATCCCGTGCTGCCGCGTGCAGCGCTGACGGTCGCCCTTGGCCTGCTGCTGGCCAGCGGCCATGCCGGAGCACAGGCCGCCACAGCCCCACCGGCCCCGCTGAGCCAGGCCGAACTTGCCGCGCTGGTGCAGCAGCAGGCGCAGCAGATCCAGCAACTGCAGTCGCGACTGGATGCGCTGGAAGGCGTCGGTACGACCGCCGGCAACGCGGCGGCTGCCCCTCCTGCGCCTGCCCTGGAAACCCGTGTTGCGGCGCTGGAAACCCAGCAGTCCAAGGCGCCGAAGGTGTCGTGGTCGAAGGGCGCGCCGGAATTCAGCAGCGCTGACGGCAACGTGATCTTCCGCCCGCGCGGTCGTCTGTTCGTGGACGGCTCCAGCACCGACGGCTCGTCCAGCAGCGACCGCAACATCTCCGGTACCGAGATCCGTTCGGTGCGCCTGGGCGCGGAGGGCCGCTACGGCACGCTCGGCTGGGTGGTGGAGGGCGACTTCGCTGACAACGAGGTGGCGTGGAAGTCGGTGTATGCCACTGTGGACCACAGGCTGTTCGGCCTGCCTGCCGACCTCACCGTGGGCAACCGCCTCAACGACCGCGGCATCGATGGCTCCAGCAGCACCTCCAACACGCCGTTCCCGGACCGCAACGTGGTGGGCACGCTGATGCTGCCGCAGCGGGGCCTGTTTGGCGTCGGCCTCACCGAGCGCGTGTACGGAAAGGGCTGGCACGCCAGCCTGTCAGTGGCCGGCAACGACCTCAACAATGCCGGTGACAACAACGACAGCCAGACCTGGGCCACCCGCGTCCACTGGAACCCGATCGACAGCAAGGCCGCGACCGTGCATCTGGGGGCGTGGGCGTTCCACGAAGAGATCGCCGCAGGCTCCTCGGGCGTGCTGCGCAGCTCCGCCATTGCCGGCCACTTCAACGATCTGGTCAAGATCACACCGGGCACGCTGGTCGGCACCGATCGCAGCACCGCCTACGGTGTGGAGGCGGCGGGCTTCTTTGGCCAGGGCTGGGCCACGGGCGAGTGGGGTACGCGCAACCTGCGCGGTGCCGATGCCAGCGGCCGTTACGACCTCGATCACCAGGCCTGGGCGATTTCCGCCGGCTGGTTCCTTGGCGGGGCCAGCCCGGCGTACTCGGGCAAGACCGGCACCTGGGGCCGGGTCAAGGTGGCCGATCCGGTCACCCGTGGCGGGCGGGGCGCATGGGAGCTGCGTGCGCGCTACGAAGACGTGGACTACTCGGAACTGCCGACCGGCGGCACCGGACATGCGTGGACGGTGGGTGCCAACTGGTATCTCAACGACTACAGCCGGGTGATGCTCGACGTGATCCGCTGGCAGACCGACAACCCCACCGGTACGGTGCGCGGCAAGGACGAGGGCACGACGGTCAATACCCGGCTGCAGGTTGCGTTCTGA
- a CDS encoding AbrB/MazE/SpoVT family DNA-binding domain-containing protein, with amino-acid sequence MEATVAERGQITLPKAVRDALGLTKGTQLKVELDGSRIILRKSVDDAISRARGKFALDGFDSADAAVRAVRDED; translated from the coding sequence ATGGAAGCCACTGTCGCCGAACGCGGTCAGATCACCCTGCCCAAGGCTGTGCGTGACGCCCTGGGCCTGACCAAGGGCACCCAGCTCAAGGTCGAACTGGACGGCAGCCGCATCATTCTGCGCAAGAGTGTCGACGACGCGATTTCACGGGCGCGCGGCAAGTTCGCGCTGGACGGCTTTGATTCCGCCGACGCCGCCGTACGCGCGGTGCGCGACGAGGACTAA
- a CDS encoding type II toxin-antitoxin system VapC family toxin produces MIAVDSPVLVELLSNGPQADAVEACLRQSLVGGKVVVCGATLAEVCASLRGGAEVLEALEEMGVHFNALEAKSALRAGEMHRRHRQRGTQRRSLDDFMVGAHALLQCDGLITWNDTFYRDYFKGLKLIVPHA; encoded by the coding sequence ATGATCGCCGTCGATTCCCCTGTGCTGGTCGAACTGCTGAGCAATGGCCCGCAGGCCGACGCCGTCGAGGCCTGCCTGCGGCAGAGCCTGGTCGGCGGCAAGGTGGTGGTGTGCGGGGCGACCCTGGCCGAAGTCTGCGCCAGCCTGCGTGGCGGGGCCGAGGTGCTGGAAGCGCTGGAAGAGATGGGCGTCCACTTCAACGCGCTGGAAGCCAAATCGGCATTGCGCGCCGGCGAGATGCATCGCCGCCACCGCCAGCGTGGTACCCAGCGCCGCAGCCTGGACGACTTCATGGTGGGGGCCCATGCACTGCTGCAGTGCGACGGGCTCATCACCTGGAACGACACGTTTTACCGCGACTACTTCAAGGGCCTGAAGCTGATCGTGCCGCACGCCTGA
- the acnB gene encoding bifunctional aconitate hydratase 2/2-methylisocitrate dehydratase gives MLEAYRHHVAERAALGIPPLPLTAQQTADVIELLKNPPAGEAEFLLDLLTHRVPAGVDDAAKVKASYLAAIALGSEQNPLISRERATELLGTMLGGYNVAPLVQLLDDASVGTIAADGLKNTLLVFDAFHDVQDKAKAGNANAQAVLQSWADAEWFTSKPEVPQSLTITVFKVPGETNTDDLSPAPDATTRPDIPMHALAMLKNKRDDAPFTPEEDGKRGPIQQILSLKDKGHLVAYVGDVVGTGSSRKSATNSVLWWTGDDIPYIPNKRAGGVCLGGKIAPIFYNTMEDAGALPIELDVSKMEHGDVVELRPYDGKALKNGEVIAEFEVKSEVLFDEVRAGGRIPLIVGRGLTGKAREALGLAPTTLFRLPVQPADTGKGFSLAQKMVGRACGLPEGQGMRPGTYCEPKMTSVGSQDTTGPMTRDELKDLACLGFSADLVMQSFCHTAAYPKPVDVKTHHTLPEFISTRGGISLRPGDGVIHSWLNRMLLPDTVGTGGDSHTRFPVGISFPAGSGLVAFAAATGVMPLDMPESVLVRFKGQMQPGVTLRDLVNAIPLYAIKSGLLTVAKAGKKNIFSGRILEIEGLPELKVEQAFELSDASAERSAAGCSVRLNKEPIIEYLTSNITLLKWMIAEGYQDPRSLQRRIEKMEAWLANPQLLEPDADAEYAAVIEIDLADIHEPIVACPNDPDDVKTLSEVAGAKIDEVFIGSCMTNIGHFRAAAKLLEGKRDLPTRLWVAPPTKMDASELTKEGVYGTFGATGARMEMPGCSLCMGNQAQIREGSTAMSTSTRNFPNRLGRNTNVYLGSAELAAICSRLGRIPTKEEYMADVGVIAASGSEIYRYMNFDQIEEYQDVANTVAA, from the coding sequence ATGTTGGAAGCCTATCGCCACCACGTAGCCGAGCGCGCCGCGCTTGGCATCCCGCCGCTGCCGCTGACCGCCCAGCAGACGGCAGACGTCATTGAACTGTTGAAGAACCCGCCGGCGGGCGAGGCCGAGTTCCTGCTCGACCTGCTGACCCACCGTGTGCCGGCCGGCGTGGACGACGCCGCCAAGGTCAAGGCCTCGTACCTGGCCGCGATCGCGCTGGGCAGCGAGCAGAACCCGCTGATCAGCCGCGAGCGCGCCACCGAGCTGCTGGGCACCATGCTGGGCGGTTACAACGTGGCCCCGCTGGTGCAGCTGCTGGACGACGCCAGCGTCGGCACCATCGCCGCCGACGGCCTGAAGAACACCCTGCTGGTGTTCGATGCGTTCCACGACGTGCAGGACAAGGCCAAGGCCGGCAATGCCAATGCCCAGGCCGTGCTGCAGAGCTGGGCCGACGCCGAGTGGTTCACCAGCAAGCCGGAAGTGCCGCAGAGCCTGACCATCACCGTGTTCAAGGTGCCGGGCGAGACCAACACCGACGACCTGTCGCCGGCGCCGGACGCCACCACCCGTCCTGACATTCCGATGCACGCACTGGCGATGCTGAAGAACAAGCGCGATGACGCGCCGTTCACTCCGGAAGAAGACGGCAAGCGCGGCCCGATCCAGCAGATCCTGTCGCTGAAGGACAAGGGTCACCTGGTGGCCTACGTCGGCGACGTGGTCGGCACCGGCTCTTCGCGCAAGTCGGCCACCAACAGTGTGCTGTGGTGGACCGGCGACGACATCCCCTACATCCCCAACAAGCGCGCCGGTGGCGTGTGCCTGGGCGGCAAGATTGCCCCGATCTTCTACAACACCATGGAAGATGCCGGCGCGCTGCCGATCGAGCTGGATGTCTCGAAGATGGAGCACGGCGACGTTGTCGAGCTGCGTCCGTATGACGGCAAGGCACTGAAGAACGGCGAAGTGATCGCCGAGTTCGAAGTGAAGTCCGAAGTGCTGTTCGACGAAGTGCGTGCCGGCGGCCGCATTCCGCTGATCGTCGGCCGTGGCCTGACCGGCAAGGCGCGCGAAGCGCTGGGCCTGGCCCCGACCACTCTGTTCCGCCTGCCGGTGCAGCCGGCCGACACCGGCAAGGGCTTCTCGCTGGCGCAGAAGATGGTCGGCCGCGCCTGCGGTCTGCCGGAAGGCCAGGGCATGCGCCCGGGCACCTACTGCGAACCGAAGATGACCTCGGTGGGCTCGCAGGACACCACCGGCCCGATGACCCGCGACGAGCTGAAGGACCTGGCCTGCCTGGGCTTCTCGGCCGACCTGGTCATGCAGTCGTTCTGCCACACCGCCGCGTACCCGAAGCCGGTGGACGTGAAGACCCACCACACGCTGCCGGAGTTCATCTCCACCCGCGGTGGCATCTCGCTGCGTCCGGGCGACGGCGTGATCCACAGCTGGCTCAACCGCATGCTGCTGCCCGACACCGTCGGCACCGGCGGCGACTCGCACACCCGTTTCCCGGTGGGCATTTCGTTCCCGGCCGGCTCGGGCCTGGTGGCCTTCGCCGCCGCTACCGGCGTGATGCCGCTGGACATGCCGGAATCAGTGCTGGTGCGCTTCAAGGGCCAGATGCAGCCGGGCGTGACCCTGCGTGACCTGGTCAACGCGATTCCGCTGTACGCGATCAAGTCGGGCCTGCTGACGGTTGCCAAGGCTGGCAAGAAGAACATCTTCTCCGGCCGCATCCTGGAAATCGAAGGCCTGCCGGAGCTGAAGGTCGAGCAGGCATTCGAGCTCTCCGACGCCTCGGCCGAGCGTTCGGCCGCCGGTTGCTCGGTGCGCCTGAACAAGGAACCGATCATCGAGTACCTGACCAGCAACATCACCCTGCTGAAGTGGATGATTGCCGAGGGTTACCAGGATCCGCGTTCGCTGCAGCGTCGCATCGAGAAGATGGAAGCCTGGCTGGCCAACCCGCAGCTGCTGGAGCCGGACGCCGACGCTGAGTACGCTGCCGTCATCGAGATCGACCTGGCCGACATCCACGAGCCGATCGTGGCCTGCCCGAACGATCCGGACGACGTGAAGACCCTGTCCGAAGTGGCCGGCGCCAAGATCGACGAAGTGTTCATCGGTTCGTGCATGACCAACATCGGCCACTTCCGTGCGGCCGCGAAGCTGCTGGAAGGCAAGCGCGACCTGCCGACCCGTCTGTGGGTGGCCCCGCCGACCAAGATGGACGCCTCCGAGCTGACCAAGGAAGGCGTTTACGGCACCTTCGGTGCGACCGGCGCGCGCATGGAAATGCCGGGCTGCTCGCTGTGCATGGGCAACCAGGCCCAGATCCGCGAAGGCTCCACCGCGATGTCGACCTCGACCCGCAACTTCCCGAACCGTCTGGGCCGCAACACCAACGTGTACCTGGGTTCGGCCGAGCTGGCCGCGATCTGCTCGCGTCTGGGCCGCATCCCGACCAAGGAAGAGTACATGGCCGACGTCGGCGTGATCGCCGCCAGCGGCAGCGAGATCTACCGCTACATGAACTTCGACCAGATCGAGGAGTACCAGGACGTGGCCAATACGGTCGCCGCCTGA
- a CDS encoding protein-glutamate methylesterase/protein-glutamine glutaminase, giving the protein MTLTGNAPCRVLIVDDSAVVRQMLTEILSSDPAIDVVGTAADPLLAREKIKRLAPDVITLDVEMPRMDGLAFLENLMRLHPLPVVMISSLTERGADTTLQALALGAVDFVSKPKLDVARGLQGYAEEIIGKVKMAARSRVRPLLRAAAPKLTLDAAPASRPVAPQFRTTDRLIAIGSSAGGTEALRVVLEGLPADAPAVVMTQHLPASFSSAFAERLDRHSAMAVREASDGEAVLPGHAYLPPGGRHLRIIRDGARWRCRVDDGPAVNRHKPAVDVLFRSVAQSAGGNAIGAILTGMGDDGARGLLEMRQAGAPTLVQDEATSVVWGMPGAAFKLGAAEEQVPLERIAERLLALARGQ; this is encoded by the coding sequence ATGACCCTGACCGGCAACGCCCCCTGCCGGGTCCTGATCGTGGACGACTCCGCCGTCGTGCGGCAGATGCTGACCGAAATCCTCTCCAGCGATCCGGCCATCGACGTGGTCGGCACCGCCGCCGATCCGCTGCTGGCACGCGAGAAGATCAAGCGCCTCGCTCCGGACGTGATCACCCTGGACGTGGAGATGCCGCGCATGGACGGGCTGGCCTTCCTGGAAAACCTGATGCGCCTGCATCCCTTGCCGGTGGTGATGATCTCTTCGCTGACCGAGCGGGGGGCCGACACGACCCTGCAGGCGCTGGCACTGGGTGCCGTGGATTTCGTTTCCAAGCCGAAGCTCGATGTGGCGCGCGGACTGCAGGGCTATGCCGAAGAAATCATCGGCAAGGTGAAGATGGCCGCACGCTCGCGGGTGCGTCCGCTGCTGCGGGCTGCGGCACCGAAACTCACCCTGGATGCGGCACCGGCATCGCGCCCGGTGGCACCACAGTTCCGCACCACCGACCGCCTGATCGCGATCGGTTCGTCAGCCGGTGGCACCGAAGCCCTGCGCGTGGTGCTGGAAGGCCTGCCCGCCGATGCACCGGCGGTGGTTATGACCCAGCACCTGCCGGCCAGCTTCAGCAGCGCCTTCGCCGAACGCCTCGACCGGCATTCGGCGATGGCCGTGCGCGAGGCCAGCGACGGCGAAGCCGTGCTGCCCGGCCATGCCTATCTGCCGCCGGGCGGCAGGCACCTGCGGATCATCCGCGATGGTGCGCGCTGGCGTTGCCGCGTCGATGACGGCCCAGCCGTGAACCGGCACAAGCCTGCGGTCGATGTGCTGTTCCGTTCGGTGGCCCAGAGTGCCGGCGGCAATGCCATCGGCGCCATTCTCACCGGCATGGGCGATGACGGCGCGCGCGGCCTGCTGGAAATGCGCCAGGCAGGCGCTCCGACGCTGGTGCAGGATGAAGCCACCAGTGTGGTCTGGGGCATGCCCGGCGCCGCGTTCAAGCTCGGCGCGGCCGAGGAACAGGTGCCGCTGGAACGGATCGCCGAGCGCCTGCTCGCCCTCGCCCGCGGGCAATAG
- the cheD gene encoding chemoreceptor glutamine deamidase CheD, translating to MNASLRTDEVMRYQDARFQTLAAKLLPTQYLVVDDTTALTTTLGSCVAACLRDPVLKIGGMNHFLLPEGNAGDGAPARYGSYAMELLINDMLKRGAHRKRLEAKVFGGANVLKGFTSNPVGTRNAEFVRQYLQAEHIPIIAEDLCGIHPRKIWFFADTGRVVVQRLPHAHEAEVAATESAVRARLSRAPVTGGVELFE from the coding sequence ATGAACGCCTCGCTGCGCACCGACGAGGTGATGCGCTACCAGGACGCGCGCTTCCAGACCCTCGCCGCCAAGCTGTTGCCGACCCAGTACCTGGTGGTCGACGACACCACTGCGCTGACCACCACGCTGGGCTCCTGCGTGGCTGCGTGTCTGCGCGATCCGGTGCTGAAGATAGGCGGCATGAACCATTTCCTGCTGCCGGAAGGCAATGCCGGTGACGGCGCGCCTGCACGCTACGGCAGCTATGCGATGGAGCTTCTCATCAACGACATGCTCAAGCGCGGCGCGCACCGCAAGCGCCTGGAAGCCAAGGTGTTCGGCGGCGCCAACGTGCTCAAGGGTTTCACCAGCAATCCAGTAGGAACCCGCAACGCCGAGTTCGTGCGCCAGTACCTGCAGGCCGAGCACATTCCGATCATCGCCGAAGATCTGTGCGGCATCCATCCACGCAAGATCTGGTTCTTTGCCGATACCGGGCGCGTGGTCGTGCAGCGCCTGCCACATGCCCACGAAGCGGAAGTGGCCGCCACCGAATCGGCAGTGCGTGCCCGTCTGTCCAGGGCCCCGGTCACCGGTGGCGTGGAGCTGTTCGAATGA
- a CDS encoding CheR family methyltransferase → MDTSPVHSPSPIVTGPREFEFADRDFRRVCDLIYQRVGIALAPAKRDMVYGRLSRRLRTLGMRSFQQYLDHLEQEGGDEWQAFTNALTTNLTSFFREPHHFDKLREELRQRSGHAPLLLWSCAASTGEEPYSMAITACEAFGSLKPPVRIIATDVDTQVLATAGRGVYAIDRVASLDPELRRRYFQRGSGPNEGQCRVLPALRELIEFRPLNLLAPRYDVGGPFDALFCRNVMIYFDKPTQRAILGRLVQHLTDDGLLYTGHSENYLHAADLIQPCGRTLYRRAQGAGA, encoded by the coding sequence ATGGACACGTCCCCCGTGCATAGTCCCAGCCCCATCGTCACCGGTCCGCGCGAGTTCGAGTTCGCCGACCGCGATTTCCGCCGTGTCTGCGACCTGATCTACCAGCGGGTGGGCATCGCCCTCGCGCCCGCCAAGCGCGACATGGTCTATGGCCGCCTGTCGCGTCGCCTGCGCACACTCGGCATGCGCAGCTTCCAGCAGTACCTGGACCATCTGGAACAGGAGGGCGGTGACGAATGGCAGGCGTTCACCAACGCCCTGACCACCAACCTCACCTCCTTTTTCCGTGAGCCCCACCATTTCGACAAGCTGCGCGAGGAACTGCGGCAGCGCTCCGGCCACGCCCCGCTGCTGCTGTGGTCCTGCGCCGCGTCCACCGGCGAGGAACCCTACTCCATGGCGATCACCGCGTGCGAGGCGTTCGGCAGCCTGAAGCCGCCGGTCCGCATCATCGCCACCGATGTCGACACACAGGTCCTGGCCACCGCAGGCCGTGGCGTGTACGCCATCGACCGCGTCGCCAGCCTCGATCCGGAGCTCCGCCGCCGGTATTTCCAGCGTGGCAGTGGCCCCAACGAGGGCCAGTGCCGGGTGCTGCCCGCACTGCGCGAACTGATCGAGTTCCGCCCGCTGAATCTTCTTGCCCCGCGCTACGACGTTGGCGGCCCGTTCGATGCGCTGTTCTGCCGCAACGTGATGATCTATTTCGACAAGCCGACCCAACGCGCCATCCTCGGCCGGCTGGTGCAGCATCTCACCGATGATGGACTGCTCTACACCGGCCACTCGGAGAACTACCTGCACGCGGCCGATCTGATCCAGCCCTGTGGCCGCACCCTGTACCGCCGCGCGCAGGGGGCCGGGGCATGA